One segment of Cyprinus carpio isolate SPL01 chromosome B20, ASM1834038v1, whole genome shotgun sequence DNA contains the following:
- the LOC109068258 gene encoding mucin-7, translated as MKDMGRCGNVAFCAMVLFYCSFITGDYLCVSSAADVSSSPHSSVKRRNGVTEVNMTSTPRSDQTQSSTNITNSTEPTPHTDTTTVMLVNSSAPAENVTDSPNVTDASPVINETAVTTVKPTTLPPSRTHEPTSSIHLSTLHPTSTAAATSGAPESTSARSRRRSTTQMTASSSPVQARAHADTPSALNVPDHDNSKASTDPLLAGLVSAFVVVAAIVSVLIFLKFRNTNDGPEFRRLQDLPMDDMLEDAPLSMYSY; from the exons ATGAAGGATATGGGCAGATGTGGAAATGTTGCGTTTTGTGCGATGGTGCTCTTCTACTGTTCTTTCATTACAG GTGATTATCTCTGCGTGTCATCTGCGGCTGACGTGTCTTCATCACCTCACAGCTCTGTGAAGAGAAGAAACGGCGTGACTGAAGTCAACATGACCTCGACCCCCCGCAGCGATCAGACGCAGTCCTCCACTAACATCACCAACAGCACCGAGCCCACGCCGCACACAGACACAACTACAG TAATGTTGGTGAACTCATCTGCCCCGGCCGAGAACGTCACAGACAGTCCAAACGTCACTGATGCATCACCTGTGATTAATGAGACCGCAGTTACCACGGTAAAACCTACCACACTCCCACCATCAAGGACCCACGAGCCCACAAGCAGCATCCACCTCAGCACGCTCCACCCGACATCCACCGCCGCAGCAACCAGCGGAGCTCCAGAGTCAACGAGCGCTCGCAGCAGACGGAGATCCACCACGCAGATGACCGCGAGCAGCAGTCCCGTCCAGGCCAGAGCCCACGCCGACACCCCCTCCGCTCTGAACGTCCCAGACCACG ACAATAGCAAAGCGTCCACTGACCCGCTGCTGGCTGGACTGGTGTCGGCGTTCGTCGTCGTCGCTGCCATCGTGTCCGTGCTCATTTTCCTCAAATTCAGAAACACAAATGACGGCCCAGAGTTTCGCAGACTTCAGGATCTCCCCATG gatgaTATGCTGGAGGACGCGCCTCTCTCCATGTACAGCTACTGA